A single window of Bufo bufo chromosome 10, aBufBuf1.1, whole genome shotgun sequence DNA harbors:
- the ZNF408 gene encoding zinc finger protein 408: MNSSVTSPPVDRTQDVIQKVLRELPCGLALGPSLSQDGIGLWCVGRTLPSGALIASCGPVPEDELSLPEEGPTSSLQHGECHWLRFVRRSAGKENVKFYRLKGVLQLQVTTSVQPGSELLLPQEEHVVCDQDDEGTTPPSPNSVSDTTVNDSLQVAAETEYDGPAQQIKGRTECPLPSLQPEVLVATPRPKCCTSAGGSELETTAVNAEQEEAMLALIPEPEGAKLSANIEMTGEVSPGTSTEEAECTRTTDFSDDVNSVKKEMTTSSPSTTVSQNFFPLRSIHIHPMKPQVSSAPTTGPKEVHESTNNPKNMENNNTPGDISAGEKVRDDKTEIQDAKPSSDQDKRNSKRKCSGNPGRKEERRSKVPRLEELKDPPENVKKANETKGTKPKEESERKFHCKECNKSFFQLGHLKRHSFIHSGIKPFLCSECGKEYCSEESFKAHLLGHRGLRPFKCSQCDKAYGTQRDLKEHSVLHTGQRPYRCEACGKSFARRPTLRIHRKNYCSPRSNEMKSLLQCGICEKQLANVCSLRNHMLIHTGEKPHTCSECGNSFRHRGNLRIHQRLHTGEKPYKCQYCGDAFPQQPELKRHLITHTGEMHLCTVCGKALKDPHTLRAHERLHTGDRPFLCKYCGKSYPIATKLRRHLKSHLEEKPFRCHVCGMGYSFQHSLNRHLHSHREDGHKSVVVGTKEVTMEDTEQEHTLLLVQVDGSSEKILVAGCTEDSEMGKSHTPLLPIDSETFLKVHSERDHEDGILQRDHSSSILLVPQTLEFSTVTEVVVEIGE; this comes from the exons ATGAATTCTTCAGTTACATCCCCGCCCGTGGACCGCACACAGGATGTCATTCAGAAGGTGCTGCGCGAACTCCCTTGTGGCCTGGCCCTGGGACCCTCTCTGTCGCAGGATGGGATCGGACTGTGGTGCGTTGGCAGAACTTTGCCCAGTGGCGCTCTCATTGCTTCCTGCGGTCCAGTCCCTGAAGATGAACTGTCACTACCTGAG GAAGGTCCCACGTCATCGTTACAGCACGGAGAGTGTCATTGGCTGAG GTTTGTAAGGAGAAGCGCAGGGAAGGAAAATGTGAAATTCTACagacttaaaggagttctccaactCCAGGTTACCACATCCGTCCAGCCAGGTTCtgagctgctccttccccaaGAGGAGCACGTAGTCTGTGATCAGGATGATGAAGGCACAACCCCACCTTCTCCAAATTCAGTGAGCGACACTACTGTCAATGACTCGCTGCAGGTAGCAGCAGAGACTGAATATGACGGACCGGCCCAGCAGATTAAGGGCAGAACAGAATGTCCATTACCGTCCCTGCAGCCTGAAGTGTTGGTTGCGACTCCTCGGCCAAAGTGCTGCACCTCAGCAGGAGGGTCCGAACTAGAGACGACAGCGGTCAATGCGGAACAAGAGGAAGCCATGTTGGCGCTCATTCCAGAGCCAGAGGGAGCGAAGCTGTCTGCCAATATAGAAATGACCGGGGAAGTCTCACCGGGTACATCTACAGAGGAGGCAGAGTGCACCCGAACTACAG aTTTCTCAGATGATGTGAACAGTGTGAAGAAGGAGATGACTACCAGCAGTCCCAGTACTACAGTGTCCCAAAATTTCTTTCCATTGAGATCTATCCATATACATCCAATGAAACCCCAGGTGTCCAGTGCCCCTACAACTGGACCCAAGGAAGTTCACGAGAGCACTAATAACCCCAAGAATATGGAGAATAATAATACACCAGGAGATATTTCAGCAGGTGAAAAAGTGAGAGATGACAAGACAGAGATCCAAGATGCAAAACCATCAAGTGACCAAGATAAGAGAAACTCCAAGAGGAAATGCTCTGGCAATCCAGGAAGGAAAGAGGAAAGACGAAGTAAGGTGCCCAGACTGGAGGAACTTAAAGATCCTCCGGAAAATGTGAAGAAAGCGAATGAGACAAAAGGGACAAAACCGAAAGAGGAGTCAGAGCGCAAATTCCATTGTAAAGAGTGTAATAAAAGCTTCTTCCAGTTGGGTCATTTAAAGAGACACAGCTTCATACACAGTGGGATCAAGCCATTCTTGTGCTCAGAGTGCGGGAAAGAATACTGCTCGGAGGAGAGCTTCAAAGCTCATCTGCTAGGTCACAGAGGTCTACGTCCCTTCAAGTGTTCCCAGTGTGATAAGGCGTACGGCACCCAGCGAGACCTAAAGGAGCACTCTGTATTGCACACGGGACAGCGTCCTTATCGCTGCGAGGCCTGTGGAAAGAGCTTTGCACGGCGGCCGACCCTGCGCATTCACCGGAAGAACTACTGCTCACCTCGCTCCAATGAGATGAAGAGTCTTCTGCAGTGCGGCATCTGTGAAAAGCAACTGGCCAACGTCTGCTCGCTCCGAAACCACATGCTTATACACACGGGGGAAAAGCCACACACGTGTTCGGAGTGCGGAAACTCTTTCCGCCACAGAGGAAATTTGCGGATCCACCAACGACTTCACACCGGTGAGAAGCCCTATAAGTGCCAGTACTGCGGAGACGCATTTCCCCAGCAGCCTGAACTCAAACGCCATTTAATCACGCACACAGGGGAAATGCATTTGTGTACTGTCTGCGGCAAAGCATTAAAAGACCCTCATACTTTACGGGCCCATGAGCGGCTACACACTGGCGATCGTCCATTCCTTTGCAAGTACTGCGGCAAATCTTACCCTATTGCCACCAAGCTCCGGCGGCATCTTAAATCCCATCTGGAGGAGAAGCCATTCCGCTGCCATGTGTGCGGCATGGGCTACTCTTTCCAGCACAGCCTAAACCGCCATCTTCACAGCCACAGAGAGGATGGGCATAAATCTGTGGTTGTGGGTACCAAAGAAGTAACGATGGAGGACACTGAGCAGGAGCATAccctcctgctggtgcaagtcgatGGGAGCTCAGAAAAAATATTGGTTGCTGGTTGCACAGAGGACTCTGAGATGGGTAAATCCCACACTCCATTGCTTCCCATTGACTCAGAGACTTTCTTGAAGGTCCATTCAGAAAGGGACCATGAGGACGGGATTCTTCAAAGAGACCATAGCTCCAGTATACTACTGGTCCCCCAGACTCTTGAGTTCAGCACAGTAACTGAGGTGGTGGTGGAAATAGGGGAGTAA